One genomic segment of Mycolicibacterium chubuense NBB4 includes these proteins:
- a CDS encoding Rv1157c family protein: MAVGSSAALLTVGVTGVAHADPPAAPSPIDGLQAPGLPAVQSIGPVIQQAAADPSNAASMLMAAAAVFAGDAAAPRPSSDIASAVNQFVQPVAHVPATGAIPGTEAHLPAGVDPAHAVGPAPEATPEVAHAAAAVPPGPPPAPGPAPLPDPAASPAAAPAAAPVAAPAAAPVAAPAAAPVAAPDPAAAPAAVVAPNPAPPGAPAPAAAPAPAATPAAVVTPNPAPPGAPAPAAAPAPAATPAAVVTPNPAPPSAPAPAAAPGGAPNFGPNAPVTQDFLYPSISNGCLKDGGNVLATAISVAGPATIPLPGPKAGQTAYVFTAVGTPGPAAEQKLPLNVTWVNLTTGKSGSATLKPRPDMNANGPTTLTAIADTGSGSIMSTIFGQVTTTEKQCQFMPTIGSTVVP; this comes from the coding sequence ATGGCGGTGGGCTCGTCGGCCGCACTGTTGACCGTCGGCGTGACCGGAGTCGCACACGCTGATCCACCCGCGGCACCGTCGCCGATCGACGGGCTGCAGGCGCCGGGCCTGCCCGCCGTGCAGAGCATCGGGCCCGTGATCCAGCAGGCCGCTGCCGATCCCTCCAATGCGGCATCGATGCTGATGGCCGCCGCCGCGGTGTTCGCCGGAGATGCCGCAGCGCCGCGGCCCTCCAGCGACATCGCGTCGGCGGTCAACCAGTTCGTTCAGCCGGTCGCACACGTGCCGGCCACCGGCGCGATCCCCGGCACCGAGGCGCACCTGCCCGCGGGTGTCGATCCCGCACACGCGGTAGGACCGGCACCGGAGGCGACGCCGGAAGTGGCGCACGCCGCCGCCGCGGTGCCACCGGGGCCCCCACCCGCGCCCGGGCCCGCTCCCCTCCCGGACCCCGCCGCGAGCCCGGCGGCCGCACCCGCAGCCGCACCCGTCGCGGCCCCGGCGGCCGCACCCGTCGCGGCCCCGGCGGCCGCACCCGTCGCGGCACCCGATCCCGCCGCGGCCCCGGCGGCGGTCGTCGCTCCCAACCCCGCCCCGCCCGGCGCGCCCGCTCCCGCCGCGGCACCCGCCCCTGCAGCCACCCCCGCGGCGGTCGTCACTCCCAACCCCGCCCCGCCCGGCGCGCCCGCTCCCGCCGCGGCACCCGCCCCTGCAGCCACCCCCGCGGCGGTCGTCACTCCCAACCCCGCCCCGCCCAGCGCGCCCGCTCCCGCGGCGGCGCCCGGCGGCGCGCCGAATTTCGGACCGAACGCGCCCGTCACGCAGGACTTCCTGTATCCGTCGATCAGCAACGGATGCCTCAAGGACGGCGGCAACGTGCTCGCGACCGCGATCTCGGTGGCCGGCCCGGCGACGATCCCCCTGCCCGGCCCCAAAGCCGGCCAGACCGCGTATGTGTTCACCGCGGTGGGCACTCCAGGGCCTGCCGCCGAGCAGAAGCTGCCGCTGAACGTCACCTGGGTCAACCTGACCACGGGCAAGTCGGGCAGCGCCACGCTCAAGCCGCGGCCGGACATGAACGCCAACGGCCCGACCACGCTGACGGCCATCGCCGACACCGGTTCGGGCAGCATCATGTCGACGATCTTCGGTCAGGTCACCACGACCGAGAAGCAGTGCCAGTTCATGCCGACGATCGGCTCGACGGTCGTCCCCTGA
- a CDS encoding DUF1059 domain-containing protein — protein sequence MKTHLNCPCGEAITGKDEDDLVEKAQKHLSEAHPGREYDRDAILFMAY from the coding sequence ATGAAGACTCACCTGAATTGCCCGTGCGGCGAGGCCATCACCGGTAAGGACGAGGACGACCTGGTGGAGAAGGCGCAGAAGCACCTCTCGGAAGCACATCCGGGCCGCGAGTACGACCGGGACGCCATTCTGTTCATGGCCTACTGA
- a CDS encoding nitroreductase family protein yields MDLYDVMRTTAAVRRFTGDRLPDDVLVRILDNARFAPSGGNRQGVHVIAIRDRKIREALAELSLPGARRYVAQAGNGEGTWNPLLPMGVSQEQVAATEVPDQMTAPLLTCAVVLVVCVDLAAVAALDQDLDRIGVVAGASVYPFVWNVLLAARNEGYGGVLTTMAVAEETRVKDLLGIPAGHAVAAVVPLGKPQHQPKRLTRKPIAEFVTRERFDGASL; encoded by the coding sequence GTGGACCTCTACGACGTGATGCGGACGACGGCGGCGGTCCGCCGGTTCACCGGTGATCGGCTGCCCGACGACGTCCTGGTGCGGATCCTCGACAATGCGCGATTCGCGCCGAGCGGCGGCAACCGCCAGGGCGTGCACGTGATCGCGATCCGGGACCGCAAGATCCGCGAGGCCCTCGCCGAGTTGAGCCTGCCCGGCGCACGCCGCTACGTCGCCCAGGCCGGCAACGGCGAAGGAACGTGGAACCCGTTGCTGCCCATGGGTGTTTCACAGGAGCAGGTAGCCGCCACCGAGGTCCCCGATCAGATGACCGCACCACTGCTCACGTGCGCTGTCGTGCTGGTGGTCTGTGTCGACTTGGCGGCCGTCGCGGCCCTCGATCAGGATCTCGACCGGATCGGCGTGGTCGCGGGCGCGTCGGTGTATCCGTTCGTGTGGAACGTCCTGCTGGCTGCCCGCAACGAGGGATACGGCGGTGTGCTCACAACGATGGCGGTAGCCGAGGAAACCCGCGTCAAAGACCTGCTCGGGATCCCCGCCGGCCACGCGGTCGCCGCCGTCGTGCCACTGGGTAAACCCCAGCACCAGCCGAAGCGGCTGACCCGCAAGCCGATCGCGGAGTTCGTCACCCGGGAGAGGTTCGACGGCGCGTCTCTGTGA
- a CDS encoding recombinase family protein, producing MTVTLGYATAGGGDLDGQLAELTAAGVDPRRIFTDKSPGSTDKMRAGLLALLSYARAGDVVVVVALERLGRSVAEVTQTVADLTTRGITLRCLRDGLDTATATGRVVARVLTDLAALDAVRPGEART from the coding sequence GTGACGGTCACGCTGGGTTATGCCACGGCCGGTGGCGGCGACCTCGACGGCCAACTCGCCGAGCTCACCGCCGCCGGCGTCGACCCCCGCCGGATCTTCACCGACAAGTCCCCCGGCTCCACCGACAAGATGCGCGCCGGGCTGCTGGCCTTGCTGAGCTACGCCCGCGCCGGCGATGTCGTCGTGGTCGTGGCGCTGGAACGGCTGGGCCGGTCGGTCGCGGAGGTCACGCAGACCGTCGCCGACCTGACCACCCGCGGGATCACGCTGCGCTGCCTGCGCGACGGACTCGACACCGCCACCGCGACAGGGCGTGTGGTGGCCAGAGTGCTCACCGACCTGGCGGCGCTGGACGCGGTCCGTCCGGGCGAAGCCAGGACCTGA
- a CDS encoding HhH-GPD-type base excision DNA repair protein, protein MTANLCLTQEPEADHLLSEDPFALLVGMLLDQQIPMEVAFGGPKKIADRMGGFNAAAIADHDPEKFADLCAQTPAVHRFPGSMAKRVQALAQVIVDEYGGDATALWSDGADGADVLRRLKALPGFGEQKAKIFLALLGKQYGVTPKGWRAAAGDYGKAGTHMSVADVKDAGSLQKVRTYKKEAKAAAKAAKA, encoded by the coding sequence GTGACTGCCAACCTCTGCCTCACGCAGGAGCCCGAGGCTGACCACCTGCTGTCCGAGGACCCGTTCGCGCTGCTGGTCGGGATGTTGCTGGATCAGCAGATCCCGATGGAGGTCGCCTTCGGTGGCCCGAAGAAGATCGCCGACCGCATGGGCGGATTCAACGCGGCCGCGATCGCGGACCACGACCCGGAGAAGTTCGCCGACCTGTGTGCGCAAACGCCTGCGGTGCACCGGTTTCCGGGTTCGATGGCCAAGCGCGTGCAGGCGCTGGCGCAGGTGATCGTCGACGAGTACGGCGGCGACGCGACGGCGTTGTGGTCCGACGGTGCCGACGGAGCCGACGTGCTGCGCCGGCTCAAAGCGCTGCCTGGCTTCGGCGAGCAGAAAGCCAAGATCTTCCTCGCGCTGCTGGGCAAGCAGTACGGCGTCACACCGAAGGGCTGGCGCGCGGCGGCCGGTGACTACGGCAAGGCGGGCACCCACATGTCGGTGGCCGACGTGAAGGATGCCGGATCGCTGCAGAAGGTGCGGACGTACAAGAAGGAAGCGAAGGCCGCAGCGAAGGCCGCCAAGGCCTGA
- a CDS encoding pyridoxamine 5'-phosphate oxidase family protein, with product MAPTAIDIIENYFTCEFTTMSRDGSPQTWPVTPRLLGDGRFLTATSIGLPQKAYNIRRNPKVSMLFSEPTGSGITEPGAVLIQGNATAEDRIVSDPGSEPELAALAQTLFARQPAGAFWSTWLGRRLWWSYYMRILIFVTPSSALFWPTRDFTARPQELDLREIRRVG from the coding sequence GTGGCGCCGACTGCCATCGACATCATCGAGAACTACTTCACGTGCGAATTCACCACCATGTCGCGCGATGGTTCGCCGCAGACCTGGCCGGTGACTCCGCGATTGCTCGGCGATGGCCGATTCCTGACGGCAACCAGCATCGGCCTCCCGCAGAAGGCCTACAACATCCGCCGCAATCCGAAGGTCAGCATGCTGTTCTCCGAGCCGACCGGCAGCGGCATCACCGAGCCGGGGGCGGTGCTCATCCAGGGCAATGCCACCGCCGAGGATCGCATCGTGAGCGATCCGGGGTCCGAACCCGAATTGGCGGCGTTGGCGCAGACGCTGTTCGCCCGTCAGCCGGCCGGCGCGTTCTGGAGCACCTGGCTCGGACGACGGCTGTGGTGGTCGTATTACATGCGCATCCTGATCTTCGTGACTCCCAGCAGTGCGCTGTTCTGGCCGACGCGTGACTTCACCGCCCGGCCCCAGGAACTCGACCTCCGCGAGATACGCCGTGTGGGGTGA
- a CDS encoding class I SAM-dependent methyltransferase — MTELSAFQHPRFARMYERISAESERRGTAEHRDHALAGLSGRVIEVGAGNGLNFAHYPATVTEVVAVEPDHHLRELAARAAESAPVPVRVLAGHAAALPVEDAGFDAAVASLVLCSVPDQRAALAEIRRVLKPDGRLRFFEHVRSQNSWLGLLEDAVTPMWSRIGGGCHLNRDTTTAIRAAGFDIDTLDRFAYAPLRYFPAFAHTLGQARPRTSTPRDATTAEPRD, encoded by the coding sequence GTGACCGAACTGTCGGCATTCCAGCATCCGCGCTTCGCCCGGATGTATGAACGGATCAGTGCCGAATCGGAGAGACGCGGCACTGCCGAACACCGTGACCACGCCCTGGCCGGCCTCTCCGGCCGCGTCATCGAGGTCGGCGCCGGCAACGGGTTGAATTTCGCGCACTATCCCGCCACCGTCACCGAGGTCGTGGCCGTGGAGCCCGACCACCACCTGCGCGAATTGGCCGCGCGGGCCGCAGAGTCGGCGCCGGTACCGGTGCGGGTGCTCGCCGGACACGCCGCGGCGTTGCCGGTGGAGGATGCCGGCTTCGACGCCGCGGTGGCATCCCTGGTGTTGTGCTCGGTCCCCGATCAGCGGGCTGCGCTGGCGGAGATCCGCCGCGTCCTCAAGCCCGACGGGCGGCTGAGGTTCTTCGAGCACGTCCGCTCACAGAACTCGTGGCTGGGTCTGCTCGAGGACGCCGTCACCCCGATGTGGTCGCGGATCGGCGGTGGTTGCCATCTCAACCGCGATACCACCACGGCGATCAGGGCGGCGGGGTTCGACATCGACACACTGGACCGGTTCGCTTACGCACCGCTGCGCTACTTCCCGGCCTTCGCCCACACGCTCGGCCAGGCGCGTCCCCGCACGTCGACCCCGCGGGACGCCACCACCGCCGAACCGCGCGATTAG
- a CDS encoding rhodanese-like domain-containing protein, translated as MPNSPVDFQRRSRTRRQAPASVPQPLEDEDDLVAVDTTWGELQPLQCAPGVVTVGELELIDSVRGGALLVDTRMPDSKRGVTLPGAVGIPHDQIAQRSDELDPSRVNIVFCNGPQCPQSPDAIRRLLDAGFPAGSLAYYRGGLHDWVTLAMPTAPVA; from the coding sequence ATGCCGAATTCACCGGTCGACTTTCAGCGCCGATCCCGAACCCGCCGGCAAGCGCCGGCCAGCGTCCCGCAACCGCTGGAGGACGAAGACGACCTCGTGGCCGTCGACACCACCTGGGGAGAATTGCAGCCCCTGCAATGCGCACCGGGCGTCGTGACCGTCGGTGAGCTGGAACTGATCGACAGCGTGCGCGGCGGCGCCCTCCTCGTCGACACTCGGATGCCCGACTCGAAGCGCGGTGTCACCCTCCCCGGAGCGGTCGGCATCCCGCACGACCAGATCGCGCAGCGCAGCGATGAACTCGACCCCTCTCGGGTGAACATCGTGTTCTGCAACGGCCCCCAATGCCCGCAGTCTCCCGATGCGATCCGCCGACTGCTCGACGCCGGTTTCCCGGCCGGCTCCCTGGCCTATTACCGTGGCGGCCTTCATGACTGGGTCACCCTCGCGATGCCCACGGCGCCGGTGGCCTGA
- a CDS encoding thioredoxin family protein, whose product MSTVNLSFDDFESTIVGNPIVFVDFWASWCGPCRAFAPVYERSSTAHPDVVHAKVDTEKELDLATALQIRSIPTVMAFRDGVLVYSQPGAMPPATLEDLITRVKELDMESVRATIAARKAATA is encoded by the coding sequence ATGAGCACAGTGAACTTGAGCTTCGACGATTTCGAGTCGACGATCGTCGGCAACCCGATCGTCTTCGTCGACTTCTGGGCGTCCTGGTGCGGACCGTGCCGGGCCTTCGCGCCGGTCTACGAACGCTCGTCGACCGCGCATCCCGACGTCGTGCACGCCAAGGTCGACACCGAGAAGGAACTCGATCTCGCAACGGCTCTGCAGATCCGGTCGATCCCGACCGTGATGGCGTTCCGCGACGGGGTCCTGGTGTACAGCCAGCCCGGGGCGATGCCGCCCGCGACGCTCGAGGACCTCATCACGCGGGTGAAGGAGCTCGACATGGAATCGGTGCGGGCGACGATCGCCGCCCGAAAAGCCGCCACAGCATAG
- a CDS encoding MBL fold metallo-hydrolase yields the protein MILEQYYIECLSHASYLIGDEGTGRAVVVDPRRDISEYLADAAKYGLRIEGVINTHFHADFVSGHLELVDATGAWIGFGEAAQTDYPIRRLAGGEHLSLGEVDLEILSTPGHTWESISVLVRERPGAEPTAVLTGDSLFIGDVGRPDLVNIGDSSTSDLARAMYHTIHDKLLRLPDAVTVMPAHGAGSSCGKNLSTDLTSTIGEQRRTNPSVQPMAEEAFVEMITHGQPAAPAYFSSDAAMNKRVHPLLAPDRRIPEMTAAQLRSALDAGVRVVDARSVEDFAAGHLRGSVNVGFDGRFAETGGMVAEVGEQVALVTYPGEEQEAALRLARIGSDNAVGYLNVGRDGGFPEELGDLVRTAPRTSARELDRLLDEDAVTLIDIRNPGEREFGVIPAATPIPLAQLRTRLADVPSGKPIVVHCAGGWRSSVAASLLRAEGFENVSDLAGGYNAWAEAHAAV from the coding sequence ATGATTCTCGAGCAGTACTACATCGAGTGCCTGTCACACGCGTCGTATCTGATCGGTGACGAGGGCACCGGCCGCGCCGTGGTCGTCGACCCGCGCCGCGATATCAGCGAGTACCTCGCCGACGCGGCGAAGTACGGGCTGCGCATCGAAGGCGTGATCAACACCCACTTCCACGCCGACTTCGTCTCCGGGCATCTGGAATTGGTGGATGCGACCGGGGCGTGGATCGGGTTCGGCGAAGCCGCCCAGACCGATTACCCCATCCGGAGACTGGCCGGCGGTGAGCACCTGTCGCTCGGGGAGGTGGACCTGGAGATCCTCTCCACCCCGGGCCACACCTGGGAGTCGATCAGTGTGCTGGTGCGTGAGCGTCCCGGCGCCGAGCCGACCGCGGTGCTGACCGGCGACTCGTTGTTCATCGGCGACGTCGGCAGGCCCGACCTGGTCAACATCGGTGACAGTTCCACGTCGGATCTGGCGCGGGCGATGTACCACACCATCCATGACAAGCTGCTGCGGCTGCCCGATGCGGTGACCGTGATGCCCGCCCATGGCGCCGGTTCATCGTGCGGGAAGAACCTCTCGACGGACCTCACGTCCACCATCGGCGAGCAGCGGCGCACCAACCCGTCGGTGCAGCCGATGGCGGAGGAAGCGTTCGTGGAGATGATCACCCACGGTCAACCCGCCGCCCCGGCGTACTTCTCCTCGGATGCGGCGATGAACAAGCGGGTGCACCCGTTGCTCGCCCCCGATCGCAGGATTCCGGAGATGACCGCGGCGCAACTGCGTTCCGCCCTGGACGCCGGGGTGCGCGTGGTCGACGCCCGCAGCGTCGAGGACTTCGCGGCCGGACACCTGCGGGGCTCGGTCAACGTCGGGTTCGACGGCCGCTTCGCCGAAACCGGCGGCATGGTCGCCGAGGTCGGCGAGCAGGTCGCCCTCGTCACCTACCCCGGCGAGGAGCAGGAAGCGGCGCTTCGGCTGGCCCGCATCGGCTCGGACAATGCCGTGGGTTATCTCAATGTCGGGCGCGACGGCGGCTTCCCGGAAGAACTCGGTGACCTGGTGCGCACGGCGCCCCGGACGTCGGCGCGGGAGCTGGACCGGTTGCTCGACGAGGATGCGGTCACGCTGATCGACATTCGCAACCCCGGTGAGCGCGAATTCGGCGTGATCCCCGCCGCGACGCCGATCCCGCTCGCCCAGCTGCGCACGCGGCTGGCCGACGTGCCGAGCGGCAAGCCGATCGTGGTGCACTGCGCCGGGGGCTGGCGCTCGAGCGTGGCCGCGTCGCTGCTGCGGGCCGAGGGCTTCGAGAACGTCTCGGATCTGGCCGGCGGCTACAACGCCTGGGCCGAGGCCCACGCCGCGGTCTGA
- a CDS encoding rhodanese-like domain-containing protein: MAAVQEVDIATLARAWESGAPVLDVREDHEFAQAHVPRAQWIPLGELPARVGEVPADTTVYVICASGNRSKRGAEILEDSGRSAVSVAGGTKGWIRAGHPAESG; this comes from the coding sequence ATGGCAGCTGTACAGGAAGTCGACATCGCCACTCTCGCTCGCGCCTGGGAGTCCGGCGCGCCGGTGCTGGACGTGCGCGAGGACCACGAGTTCGCCCAGGCCCACGTACCCCGCGCGCAGTGGATACCGCTCGGCGAGCTACCCGCGCGGGTGGGCGAGGTGCCGGCGGACACGACGGTGTACGTCATCTGTGCGTCCGGAAACCGCAGCAAGCGAGGGGCGGAGATCCTCGAGGACTCCGGCCGCAGCGCCGTATCGGTCGCCGGGGGCACCAAAGGGTGGATCCGTGCCGGACACCCGGCCGAGTCGGGCTGA
- a CDS encoding sensor histidine kinase: protein MSGELAIALTAALIVVAVAAVVLAVRTRQVVATPTERAVHATLHTASLAARALRQGLDTGSARTAAPFLRGLTGTDGLALFDGDGRLLARDADDDAVWNGEVVDACTSAAAESIGGQRRVMTHATAAAVVAQPLLAEAGDLLGVLVVVTTRSPGPGTLGAVGEVARYAASQIELAELDASRARLDRAEVLALRAQISPHFIYNALNTIASFVRTDPDRARELILEFADFTRYSFRAAGQYTTLADELRNIDRYLNLERARFGTALTVRLQVAPEVLNVVVPFLALQPLVENAVRHGFAGRGSGSIELVARDEGSDCVITVEDDGIGMDPDALRAGPSDALSGGTPAGEGDSAHVGLTNVDHRLRAAFGNDYGLVVETAIGAGTKVVMRVPKFRSGVRAGGGAFGVGKQ from the coding sequence ATGTCCGGCGAGCTCGCGATCGCCCTGACCGCCGCGCTGATCGTGGTCGCCGTCGCCGCGGTGGTTCTCGCAGTGCGGACACGTCAGGTCGTGGCCACGCCGACCGAGCGCGCTGTGCACGCCACCCTGCACACGGCGTCGCTGGCAGCGCGGGCGCTGCGGCAGGGCCTCGACACCGGCTCCGCCCGGACCGCGGCGCCCTTCCTGCGCGGTCTCACGGGAACCGACGGGCTGGCGCTGTTCGACGGTGACGGCCGGCTGCTCGCCCGCGACGCCGACGACGACGCCGTGTGGAACGGCGAGGTCGTCGACGCCTGCACGTCCGCGGCCGCCGAGTCGATCGGTGGGCAGCGGAGGGTGATGACGCACGCCACGGCCGCCGCGGTCGTCGCCCAGCCGCTGCTCGCCGAGGCCGGCGACCTGCTCGGCGTGCTGGTGGTGGTGACGACGCGCTCGCCCGGGCCGGGGACGCTCGGCGCCGTCGGCGAGGTCGCCCGGTATGCGGCCAGCCAGATCGAGCTCGCCGAGCTCGACGCATCCCGGGCGCGGCTGGACCGCGCCGAGGTGCTGGCCCTGCGCGCACAGATCAGCCCGCACTTCATCTACAACGCGCTCAACACGATCGCCTCGTTCGTCCGCACCGACCCCGACCGGGCCCGCGAGCTCATCCTCGAGTTCGCCGACTTCACGCGGTACTCGTTCCGCGCGGCCGGCCAGTACACCACGCTGGCCGACGAGCTGCGCAACATCGACCGCTACCTCAACCTCGAGCGCGCGCGGTTCGGCACCGCGCTGACCGTGCGGCTGCAGGTGGCACCGGAAGTCCTCAATGTCGTCGTGCCGTTCCTGGCGCTGCAGCCGTTGGTGGAGAACGCCGTTCGGCACGGCTTCGCCGGCCGCGGCAGTGGATCCATCGAACTCGTCGCGCGTGACGAGGGCTCCGACTGCGTCATCACGGTCGAGGACGACGGCATCGGCATGGATCCGGACGCGCTGCGCGCCGGGCCGAGCGACGCACTGTCCGGCGGCACGCCCGCCGGCGAAGGGGACTCCGCACATGTCGGCCTGACCAATGTCGACCATCGGCTGCGGGCCGCGTTCGGCAACGACTACGGTCTGGTGGTCGAGACGGCGATCGGCGCCGGGACCAAGGTCGTGATGCGGGTCCCCAAGTTCCGGTCGGGCGTGCGGGCCGGCGGAGGGGCATTCGGGGTGGGCAAGCAGTGA
- a CDS encoding LytR/AlgR family response regulator transcription factor, whose amino-acid sequence MTGTAEPPGRRAQALTVLAVDDEAPALDELAYLLNRHPGIGEVFRAGDATSALRELNQRQIDAVFLDINMPGLSGIELAGVLANFAQRPAIVFVTAHDDKAVAAFDVGAVDYLLKPIREGRVDEAVRRVATIRAAPPATEPSRGRDENARRATESDVIPAELGGVTHLVPRDSIGWVEAEGDYARLHSASGSHLVRIPLSTLETRWRDHGFQRVHRSYLVALRLVTGLRTVDGAVLVRLRPNGASPAVELPVSRRQARELRDRLVRNPMRSLRPAGSADDQ is encoded by the coding sequence GTGACCGGGACCGCGGAGCCGCCCGGCCGCCGAGCTCAGGCCCTGACCGTGCTCGCCGTCGACGACGAGGCCCCGGCGCTCGACGAGCTGGCCTACCTGCTGAACCGACATCCCGGCATCGGCGAGGTGTTCCGCGCCGGTGACGCCACGTCGGCGCTGCGCGAACTGAACCAGCGGCAGATCGACGCCGTGTTCCTCGACATCAACATGCCCGGCCTGTCGGGCATCGAACTCGCCGGCGTGCTGGCGAACTTCGCGCAGCGACCGGCCATCGTGTTCGTCACCGCCCACGACGACAAGGCCGTCGCGGCCTTCGACGTCGGGGCGGTGGACTACCTGCTCAAACCGATCCGCGAGGGGCGCGTCGACGAAGCGGTCCGGCGGGTCGCGACGATCAGAGCCGCTCCCCCTGCCACCGAACCTTCGAGAGGAAGGGACGAGAACGCGCGGCGCGCAACCGAATCCGATGTCATCCCGGCAGAGCTGGGCGGTGTCACCCATCTCGTTCCCCGCGACAGCATCGGCTGGGTCGAAGCCGAAGGCGATTACGCGCGGCTGCACTCGGCATCGGGTTCGCACCTGGTACGCATCCCGCTCAGCACACTCGAAACCCGATGGCGCGATCACGGTTTCCAGCGAGTGCACCGCTCCTATCTCGTCGCGCTGCGCCTCGTCACAGGACTGCGGACCGTCGACGGTGCCGTGCTGGTGCGGTTACGGCCGAACGGAGCGTCGCCGGCAGTCGAACTGCCTGTCAGCCGCCGGCAGGCGCGCGAGCTGCGAGACCGCTTGGTGCGCAACCCCATGCGCAGCCTCCGACCCGCCGGGAGCGCCGATGACCAGTGA
- a CDS encoding membrane protein produces MTSDERPQRQRVVLAHRRGARLVRTRVEVQEQTQVGDALVRGLVRAQLGLALRLGAVVVCLVGAIPLLNTLFPGLSAIPVFGIRLNWLVLAGLVYPLLYGIGWSYVRLAEQGERDFVGVIDAEP; encoded by the coding sequence ATGACCAGTGACGAGCGGCCGCAGCGGCAGCGGGTGGTGCTCGCGCACCGGCGCGGCGCGCGGCTGGTGCGCACACGGGTCGAGGTGCAGGAACAGACGCAGGTCGGTGACGCGTTGGTGCGGGGCCTGGTCCGGGCTCAGCTCGGTCTGGCGCTGCGGCTGGGTGCTGTGGTGGTGTGTCTGGTCGGCGCGATCCCGTTGCTCAACACGCTGTTTCCGGGTCTCAGCGCGATCCCGGTGTTCGGCATCCGGTTGAACTGGCTGGTGCTGGCCGGCCTGGTGTACCCGCTGCTCTACGGCATCGGCTGGTCGTACGTCCGGCTCGCCGAGCAGGGCGAGCGGGACTTCGTCGGCGTCATCGACGCGGAGCCGTGA